From the Perca flavescens isolate YP-PL-M2 chromosome 21, PFLA_1.0, whole genome shotgun sequence genome, one window contains:
- the star2 gene encoding steroidogenic acute regulatory protein, mitochondrial yields MLPAVVKLCCGISYPHLRSLAGLQRTAVAVIGQELTHLQRWGQVQHQKRTHAGLKYNVPKPEDITPVPLNEDQLFYIQQGQEAMRKALCMLEDTQGWKVEITESEGDVICSKVVPGAGKVFRLETVLEASVDELYDLLFVRVEEMHQWNPSVEHIKVLKHVGPETIVTHEVSASTGGNLIGQRDFLSVRHSCKQKSSIYLGGAAIQLESFPPQAGFVRAEDGPTCIIIQALDEDTGKSRFTWLLNIDVKGWLPKSIVNQALPRAQLDFTRHLRRRLTANATLG; encoded by the exons ATGCTGCCTGCTGTTGTAAAGCTCTGCTGTGGAATCTCCTACCCACATCTAAGGAGTCTCGCAG GACTTCAACGCACAGCTGTGGCAGTTATAGGCCAGGAGCTCACACACCTGCAGAGATGGGGACAGGTCCAACATCAAAAGAGAACACATGCTGGATTAAAGTATAAtg TGCCCAAACCTGAAGATATAACgcctgtgcctttaaacgaagATCAGCTGTTTTATATACAACAAGGCCAAGAAGCAATGAGAAAGGCTCTCTGTATGTTGGAAGACACACAAGGATGGAAGGTTGAGATCACAGAG AGCGAGGGGGATGTCATCTGCAGCAAAGTGGTGCCGGGGGCCGGGAAGGTCTTCAGACTGGAGACAGTCCTGGAGGCCAGCGTGGACGAGCTCTACGACCTACTGTTTGTCAGAGTGGAGGAGATGCACCAGTGGAACCCGAGCGTAGAGCATATCAAA GTTCTGAAGCATGTTGGACCTGAAACGATAGTAACTCACGAGGTTTCAGCCTCGACAGGGGGAAATCTAATTGGCCAAAGGGATTTCCTGAGTGTCAGACACAGCTGCAAACAAAAGTCCAGCATTTATCTAGGAGGAGCAGCGATTCAGCTGGAGTCCTTCCCACCTCAGGCAGGCTTTGTGAG AGCTGAGGATGGACCAACCTGCATCATCATTCAGGCTCTGGACGAGGATACAGGAAAAAGCCGCTTCACATGGCTTCTTAACATTGACGTTAAG GGCTGGCTGCCAAAGTCCATTGTCAATCAGGCTTTGCCCCGAGCACAGCTGGATTTCACCAGACACCTCCGCAGACGTCTCACAGCAAACGCCACCCTGGGCTAA